The following proteins are co-located in the Candidatus Polarisedimenticolia bacterium genome:
- a CDS encoding homoserine dehydrogenase → MESRHFRLGFAGFGNVGQALARLMLARREELARRCGLTFEVTLLASARRGAWVEPSGISLERALRDGWSQALRLPEAIASAPIDLLFEATPLNPHSGEPALSHVRAALGRGVSVVTANKGPVAFGAHELFAAALAKGAGFRFESAVADCMPVFNLFEASVPVGRLLGFRGVLNSTSNHVLQAIARGEPAEAAVREMQRRGFAEADPSHDLDGWDQAVKAVIVANVLMGRDLRPADVERTPLSDVDPGWARDQARAGRAVRLLAEAAADGPARVRAAGLEAGDFLASLRGFSLGLTLDTELAGTINIGSVESGVEQTAYGMLADLVAIRRGRLLIPPPQA, encoded by the coding sequence ATGGAGAGCCGCCACTTCCGTCTCGGGTTCGCCGGGTTTGGTAACGTCGGTCAGGCGCTGGCGCGTCTCATGCTGGCGCGCCGGGAGGAGCTCGCACGGCGCTGCGGGCTGACCTTCGAGGTCACGCTCCTGGCGAGCGCGCGCCGGGGCGCCTGGGTCGAACCCTCCGGCATCAGCCTCGAGAGGGCGCTGCGCGACGGCTGGTCGCAGGCCCTCCGGCTGCCGGAGGCGATCGCGTCGGCGCCGATCGATTTGCTGTTCGAGGCGACGCCGCTCAATCCTCACTCCGGAGAGCCTGCGCTGTCGCACGTGCGCGCCGCCCTGGGCCGCGGGGTGTCGGTGGTCACCGCCAACAAGGGGCCGGTGGCGTTCGGGGCGCACGAGCTGTTCGCCGCGGCGCTGGCGAAAGGCGCCGGGTTCCGTTTCGAGTCGGCAGTGGCCGATTGCATGCCGGTGTTCAACCTGTTCGAGGCGTCGGTGCCGGTGGGCAGGCTCCTGGGCTTCCGGGGTGTCCTGAACTCGACCAGCAACCACGTCCTGCAGGCCATCGCCCGCGGCGAGCCGGCCGAGGCGGCGGTGCGCGAGATGCAGAGGCGGGGCTTCGCGGAGGCCGATCCATCGCACGATCTCGACGGCTGGGACCAGGCGGTGAAGGCGGTGATCGTGGCCAACGTCCTGATGGGCCGCGATCTGCGGCCGGCTGATGTCGAGCGCACACCGCTCTCCGACGTCGACCCCGGCTGGGCACGGGATCAGGCGCGCGCCGGGCGGGCCGTGCGGCTGTTGGCCGAGGCCGCGGCGGACGGCCCCGCGCGCGTGCGCGCGGCCGGCCTGGAGGCGGGAGATTTCCTGGCGTCGCTCCGGGGGTTCTCGCTGGGGCTGACGCTCGACACCGAGCTGGCGGGCACCATCAACATCGGCAGCGTCGAGTCCGGCGTCGAGCAGACCGCCTACGGGATGCTCGCCGATCTGGTGGCCATCCGCCGGGGCAGGTTGTTGATCCCGCCGCCGCAGGCCTGA